In Sphingobacterium zeae, one genomic interval encodes:
- the rpsS gene encoding 30S ribosomal protein S19, whose translation MARSIKKGPYIDHNLERKVLSMNETNKKSVIKTWSRRSMISPDFVGHTFAVHNGNKFIPVYVTENMVGHKLGEFAPTRTFRGHAEKKK comes from the coding sequence ATGGCTCGTTCAATTAAAAAAGGTCCTTATATCGATCACAACTTAGAAAGAAAAGTTCTTTCTATGAATGAAACTAACAAAAAGTCAGTTATCAAAACATGGTCTCGTAGATCAATGATTTCACCTGATTTTGTTGGCCATACCTTCGCAGTGCACAACGGGAATAAATTTATCCCTGTTTATGTAACAGAGAATATGGTAGGTCACAAGCTTGGTGAATTCGCGCCTACGCGTACATTCAGAGGCCACGCAGAAAAGAAAAAATAA
- the rplB gene encoding 50S ribosomal protein L2, translating into MAVKRFKPVTPGTRFRVGADYSDVTTNVPEKSLVVKINKKSGGRNNSGKMTMRYLGGGHKKVYRLIDFKRDKKDIPAKVATIEYDPNRTARIALLHYADGEKRYILAPAGLEVGQTVIAGDKVAPEVGNTLPLANIPLGSIIHNIELNPGQGGSIARSAGTYAQLSARDGKYAIIKLPSSETRMILLTCVATIGSVSNHERSNQVLGKAGRKRWLGRRPRVRGVAMNPVDHPMGGGEGRTSGGHPRSRTGVLAKGFKTRYKKKTSNRYIIERRKK; encoded by the coding sequence ATGGCAGTTAAAAGATTCAAACCGGTAACCCCTGGTACTCGTTTTAGAGTAGGCGCAGACTACTCTGATGTTACTACAAACGTTCCTGAAAAATCGTTAGTAGTTAAAATCAACAAGAAATCAGGCGGTCGTAATAACTCCGGTAAAATGACTATGCGTTATCTCGGTGGGGGACATAAAAAAGTATACCGATTAATTGATTTCAAACGCGATAAAAAAGATATCCCTGCAAAAGTAGCTACTATCGAGTACGACCCAAATCGTACGGCTCGTATTGCCTTATTGCATTACGCTGATGGTGAAAAACGTTACATCCTTGCTCCAGCTGGTTTAGAAGTTGGTCAAACTGTAATTGCAGGTGATAAAGTTGCCCCAGAAGTTGGTAATACATTACCATTAGCAAACATTCCATTGGGTTCTATCATCCACAACATTGAATTAAATCCTGGTCAAGGTGGTTCAATTGCTCGTTCGGCTGGTACTTATGCTCAATTGTCTGCTCGTGATGGTAAATATGCCATCATCAAATTGCCTTCGAGCGAAACACGCATGATCTTATTGACTTGTGTTGCTACAATTGGTTCAGTATCGAACCATGAAAGATCTAACCAAGTGTTAGGTAAAGCAGGTCGCAAACGTTGGTTAGGTCGTCGTCCAAGAGTTCGTGGTGTTGCGATGAACCCAGTAGATCACCCGATGGGTGGTGGTGAAGGCCGTACTTCAGGAGGTCACCCACGCTCACGTACAGGTGTATTAGCTAAAGGCTTCAAAACACGTTACAAGAAGAAAACATCGAATCGTTACATCATTGAGAGAAGGAAAAAATAA
- the rplW gene encoding 50S ribosomal protein L23 gives MEIIKKPILTEKASLLTEKLNRYAFKVDHRANKIQIKAAVEAMFGVTVLAVNTAVVAGKAKSRYTKAGFVSGRAPKYKKAVITIKDGETIDFYSTI, from the coding sequence ATGGAAATTATTAAAAAACCTATCTTGACTGAGAAAGCTTCTTTGTTAACGGAAAAATTAAACCGTTACGCTTTCAAAGTAGATCACAGAGCAAACAAAATCCAGATCAAAGCAGCTGTAGAGGCTATGTTTGGTGTTACAGTTCTTGCTGTAAACACTGCAGTAGTAGCTGGTAAAGCAAAAAGCCGTTACACAAAAGCAGGTTTCGTATCTGGTAGAGCTCCTAAGTATAAAAAGGCTGTCATTACGATTAAAGACGGCGAAACTATTGACTTTTACAGTACTATATAA
- the rplD gene encoding 50S ribosomal protein L4: MEVKVLNLSGKETGAKVQLPESVFGLEPNDHAIYLDVKQYLANQRQGTHKSKQRNEIAGSTRKLHKQKGTGGARAGSIKSPLFNGGGRVFGPQPRDYSFKLNKKLKQVARKSALSYKAKDNNIVVLDEVKFDAIKTKNYVALIDALNVADEKTLLVLPAYDEIVYKSSRNLKKAKVIVASDLNTYDVLNATKLLLTTDSVKSLEEALAK; encoded by the coding sequence ATGGAAGTTAAAGTTTTAAATTTATCAGGTAAAGAAACAGGTGCCAAGGTGCAACTTCCTGAGTCGGTATTTGGGTTAGAGCCTAACGATCATGCGATCTATTTGGATGTGAAACAATACTTAGCGAACCAACGCCAAGGAACTCACAAATCTAAACAACGTAACGAAATCGCGGGTTCTACTCGTAAATTACACAAACAAAAAGGTACTGGTGGTGCTCGTGCGGGTTCTATCAAATCTCCATTGTTTAATGGTGGTGGTCGTGTATTCGGTCCTCAACCTCGTGACTACTCGTTCAAATTGAATAAAAAATTGAAACAAGTAGCACGTAAATCAGCGTTGTCTTACAAAGCAAAAGATAATAACATTGTGGTATTGGACGAAGTGAAATTCGATGCTATCAAAACTAAAAACTATGTTGCTTTAATCGATGCGTTGAACGTAGCTGATGAGAAAACATTGTTGGTATTGCCAGCTTACGATGAAATTGTTTATAAATCAAGCAGAAACTTGAAAAAAGCAAAAGTTATTGTTGCATCTGATTTAAATACATATGATGTATTGAACGCAACAAAATTATTGTTGACTACAGATTCTGTTAAATCTTTGGAGGAAGCATTAGCTAAGTAA
- the rplC gene encoding 50S ribosomal protein L3 yields MSGIIGKKVGMTSLFNADGKNIPCTVIQAGPCVVTQIRTEEKDGYSAIQLGFDEAKEKNTTAPLKGHFAKANTTPKRKLVEFKTFPDAKQLGDVVDVTLFEEGEYVDVVGTSKGKGFQGVMKRHGFGGVGGATHGQHNRLRAPGSLGASSWPSRVFKGMRMAGRTGGDRVKVQNLQVLKVYAEQNLIVVSGSIPGAKGSYVIVDK; encoded by the coding sequence ATGTCAGGTATTATTGGAAAAAAAGTAGGAATGACGAGCCTGTTTAACGCTGATGGGAAAAATATTCCTTGTACAGTGATTCAGGCCGGGCCGTGCGTGGTTACGCAGATACGTACGGAAGAAAAGGATGGCTACTCGGCAATTCAACTTGGTTTCGACGAGGCTAAGGAGAAAAACACGACAGCTCCTTTGAAAGGGCACTTTGCGAAAGCAAATACAACGCCTAAGCGTAAGTTGGTAGAGTTTAAAACTTTCCCAGATGCAAAACAACTTGGTGACGTAGTTGACGTTACTCTTTTTGAAGAAGGTGAGTACGTAGATGTAGTCGGTACTTCAAAAGGTAAAGGTTTCCAAGGTGTCATGAAACGTCATGGATTTGGTGGTGTAGGTGGTGCGACTCACGGTCAGCACAACAGATTACGTGCTCCAGGTTCATTAGGTGCTTCATCATGGCCTTCACGCGTATTCAAAGGTATGCGCATGGCAGGTCGTACAGGTGGTGACAGAGTTAAAGTTCAAAACTTACAGGTGTTGAAAGTTTACGCTGAGCAAAACCTTATCGTTGTTAGTGGTTCCATTCCAGGAGCTAAAGGTTCTTATGTAATCGTAGACAAATAG
- a CDS encoding DinB family protein: MSTAIISKQELLEHWLGHRKLTRQTIEKFPEEELFHYKVEGMRTFADMLKELLALAVPGLQEIVDNKSGELNENLSYSTKAQLLQAWDEATPILIDLFNKIPEERFAEEFNLFGQYKSPVVHSILYFIDNEIHHRGQGFVYLRMLGIQPPFFWERG; this comes from the coding sequence ATGAGTACAGCGATCATTTCGAAACAAGAATTACTTGAACACTGGTTGGGCCATAGAAAACTGACCCGCCAAACTATTGAAAAATTTCCCGAAGAAGAATTGTTCCATTATAAAGTAGAAGGCATGCGAACTTTTGCGGATATGCTGAAAGAATTATTGGCACTTGCCGTCCCCGGCCTACAGGAGATCGTAGATAATAAAAGTGGTGAGCTAAACGAAAATCTAAGCTATTCAACCAAAGCGCAGCTTTTACAAGCCTGGGACGAGGCTACTCCAATACTCATCGATCTATTTAACAAGATACCGGAGGAACGCTTTGCTGAAGAATTTAACTTGTTTGGACAATACAAATCGCCAGTCGTCCACAGCATTCTTTATTTTATAGATAATGAAATCCATCACCGCGGGCAGGGATTTGTCTACCTACGCATGCTTGGCATTCAACCACCGTTTTTTTGGGAAAGGGGATAA
- a CDS encoding helix-turn-helix transcriptional regulator produces the protein MTDIQKRFDRILAIYMHLQAKPVVTAGALAERYEVSQRTIYRDIRSLMQAGVPIYGEAGSGYSLVEGYKMPPLQFTKEEALSFVAAEKLVEKYTDRNLANHFATALLKMKAILRGNEKEQVALVGDKFLVRGGRHQFNEKLTHGTNILIESIAAKKCVEIYYTKPSDKSPERREIEAVGIFVESKFWYILAFCKLRKDYRQFRLDRINNIRMLTDDFGKEHPELSFFLNKRHEDPTTKVVVRVDKEMARYMEWDRHYFGFQQEVIADDYVEMHFECVNMESGFARWYLMFADKGNIIEPESLKGVVKRLLSSALEQLSQEKVQAGFSCIEEGKNTC, from the coding sequence ATGACGGATATCCAGAAAAGATTTGATCGTATACTCGCTATTTATATGCATCTACAGGCCAAACCTGTTGTGACAGCGGGAGCTTTGGCAGAACGCTATGAAGTGAGCCAGCGTACGATTTACCGTGATATCCGCTCTTTGATGCAGGCTGGAGTTCCAATCTATGGCGAAGCCGGAAGCGGATACTCTTTAGTGGAGGGGTATAAAATGCCACCCTTGCAATTTACAAAAGAAGAAGCATTAAGTTTTGTCGCAGCGGAGAAACTGGTTGAAAAATATACGGATCGGAATCTTGCCAATCATTTTGCCACAGCATTGCTTAAAATGAAGGCGATACTGAGAGGCAACGAAAAAGAGCAAGTCGCCCTAGTCGGAGATAAATTTCTTGTCCGGGGTGGGCGACATCAGTTCAACGAAAAACTAACGCATGGCACCAACATATTGATCGAAAGTATCGCTGCAAAAAAGTGCGTAGAAATTTATTACACCAAGCCTTCGGATAAAAGTCCTGAAAGAAGAGAAATTGAAGCTGTCGGTATCTTTGTGGAAAGCAAATTCTGGTATATCCTTGCATTCTGTAAACTACGAAAGGATTATAGACAATTTCGGTTGGACCGTATAAATAATATCCGAATGCTTACAGATGATTTTGGGAAAGAACATCCTGAGCTATCTTTCTTTCTCAACAAACGACATGAAGATCCGACAACTAAAGTCGTGGTACGGGTGGATAAAGAAATGGCAAGGTATATGGAATGGGACCGTCATTATTTCGGCTTCCAGCAGGAAGTGATTGCTGACGATTATGTTGAAATGCATTTCGAATGTGTAAATATGGAAAGTGGGTTTGCGCGTTGGTATTTGATGTTTGCTGACAAAGGAAATATTATCGAGCCCGAGTCGTTGAAAGGAGTGGTAAAACGATTGCTGTCATCAGCATTAGAACAGCTTAGTCAAGAAAAGGTGCAGGCAGGCTTCAGCTGTATTGAAGAGGGCAAGAATACTTGCTAG
- a CDS encoding glycoside hydrolase family 88 protein, translated as MKIQHYITGALIIGLGMQGISCSSQRNLGKAKLGLDKEFVRSNLEDAHKQIAYLAASIGESDMPTTYKEGNYVNWGSSWWCSGFYPGTVLYLYEYTKDEKLLTEAKSKLKQLEKEKYNKGTHDLGFMLYCSFGNALRLTGDSASYKEILSTGAASLATRFHETTKTIRSWDGGKNWDGQPWTYPVIIDNMMNLEFLTEVSKMTGDQRYRDIAVQHANTTMVSHYRKDYSSYHVVDYNPKDGSIISRKTAQGAFDESAWARGQSWGLYGYTMMYRETGDKKYLEQARHIAQFYLNHPNLPKDLIPYWDMDQNKLTPDSKYYSQKELRDVSTASVTASALLELAQYTTGSESQLYISKAEQMLRSLSAKPYKADFKESGGYILKHSVGSIPHKTEVDVPLTYADYYYVEALVRYDRLLRGEKVIKP; from the coding sequence ATGAAGATACAACACTATATTACGGGAGCTTTGATAATTGGGCTAGGAATGCAGGGAATTTCCTGTTCCAGTCAGCGGAACCTGGGGAAAGCAAAATTGGGGCTCGACAAAGAATTTGTCCGCTCCAATTTAGAAGATGCACACAAACAAATCGCCTACCTCGCAGCATCGATCGGTGAATCGGATATGCCTACAACCTATAAAGAGGGCAACTATGTAAATTGGGGTTCGAGCTGGTGGTGTTCTGGCTTTTATCCCGGTACAGTGCTTTATCTATATGAATATACAAAGGATGAGAAACTTTTGACGGAAGCCAAAAGTAAATTGAAGCAACTGGAAAAAGAAAAATATAACAAAGGAACACATGATTTGGGCTTCATGTTGTATTGTAGCTTTGGGAACGCATTGCGCTTGACCGGTGATTCGGCGTCCTATAAAGAAATTTTAAGTACTGGAGCAGCGTCGTTGGCAACACGTTTCCATGAAACAACGAAAACGATTCGTTCATGGGACGGTGGAAAAAACTGGGATGGCCAGCCTTGGACCTATCCGGTGATCATCGACAATATGATGAATCTGGAATTTCTGACGGAAGTTTCCAAGATGACAGGTGATCAGCGTTATCGTGATATTGCAGTGCAGCATGCCAATACAACGATGGTCAGCCATTACCGAAAGGATTATAGTTCCTACCATGTCGTAGACTACAATCCAAAAGATGGAAGTATTATTTCGAGAAAGACTGCGCAAGGAGCTTTTGATGAGTCTGCATGGGCCAGAGGGCAATCCTGGGGGCTTTATGGTTATACGATGATGTACCGGGAGACTGGCGACAAGAAATATTTGGAGCAAGCGCGGCATATTGCACAGTTTTACCTGAATCATCCCAATCTTCCAAAAGATCTCATACCTTATTGGGATATGGATCAGAACAAGCTTACTCCGGATAGTAAATATTATAGTCAGAAAGAGCTTCGTGATGTATCGACCGCTTCGGTGACCGCTTCGGCTTTGTTGGAACTGGCACAATACACAACAGGTAGTGAAAGCCAGCTGTATATCTCAAAGGCTGAACAAATGCTGCGGTCGCTTTCTGCTAAACCTTATAAAGCAGATTTCAAAGAATCTGGAGGGTATATTTTAAAACATAGTGTCGGTTCTATCCCGCATAAAACAGAAGTTGATGTTCCGTTAACCTATGCGGATTACTATTATGTAGAGGCATTGGTGCGATATGACCGATTGCTCCGTGGAGAGAAGGTTATCAAACCCTGA
- a CDS encoding DUF2264 domain-containing protein — MKRRSLLKLLGGAGVGALTASLPMEAKTSTLDGKRNFIENDRAYWVSILHQMAAPILSNISKQQWRKNMPMEVSPTFDSRDPGVGYLEAFGRLLAGMAPWLALPDDLTEEGKLRKKLRAQALLGIQYGVDPESPDYFTWRGPSSQTLVDAAHLAQAFLRAPNALWQPLNQVTKKKVVEEFKLLRKIKPNESNWLLFAAMTETFLYSIGEECVREKIDYAVNKFDQEWYVGDGWYSDGDHFSFDHYNGYVIHCMQVESLRHNIPAGGKYKEMYERAYKRMQRYAHHLERMISPEGHYVVVGRSSTYKNAAFQPLATVALENKLPEDISKGQVRAALTTILRHIYIDKTFAPSGWLRMGVVGDKQSNLADYYTNAGSMYVASLSFLPLGLPAEDEFWTCAPQPWTSQKCWKAEQFPKDYYVNY; from the coding sequence ATGAAGAGAAGATCCTTATTAAAATTGTTAGGCGGAGCTGGAGTAGGCGCATTAACGGCGTCTTTACCAATGGAAGCAAAAACAAGCACGTTAGACGGAAAAAGAAATTTTATTGAAAATGATAGGGCTTATTGGGTATCTATCCTACATCAGATGGCAGCTCCAATATTAAGCAATATCAGTAAACAGCAATGGCGTAAAAATATGCCGATGGAGGTAAGTCCGACTTTTGATAGCAGGGATCCCGGAGTGGGATATCTGGAAGCCTTCGGGCGCTTGTTGGCCGGAATGGCACCTTGGTTGGCCCTACCGGATGACCTAACTGAGGAAGGGAAACTGCGAAAAAAATTGAGAGCACAGGCGCTGCTCGGTATACAATATGGGGTAGACCCCGAATCTCCGGATTATTTTACTTGGCGAGGACCTTCCTCTCAGACCCTTGTGGATGCAGCGCATCTTGCGCAGGCTTTTTTGCGGGCCCCAAACGCTTTATGGCAACCTTTAAACCAAGTGACTAAAAAAAAAGTCGTCGAAGAATTCAAACTGCTACGCAAGATCAAACCCAATGAGAGCAATTGGCTGCTGTTTGCCGCAATGACAGAAACGTTTCTTTACAGCATAGGAGAGGAATGTGTACGGGAAAAAATCGATTATGCGGTTAATAAATTTGATCAGGAATGGTATGTTGGAGATGGCTGGTATAGTGATGGTGACCATTTTAGTTTTGACCACTACAACGGTTATGTGATCCATTGTATGCAGGTGGAGTCGCTGCGTCATAATATCCCTGCAGGTGGAAAATACAAGGAAATGTATGAGCGGGCATACAAACGGATGCAGCGTTATGCGCATCATTTGGAACGCATGATTTCCCCAGAAGGCCATTATGTTGTCGTGGGGCGTTCATCAACGTACAAAAATGCCGCATTCCAGCCGCTGGCAACAGTTGCTTTGGAAAATAAGTTGCCGGAAGACATTTCGAAAGGACAGGTCAGGGCTGCATTAACCACGATACTTCGTCATATTTATATTGACAAAACCTTTGCGCCCTCGGGATGGCTGCGTATGGGCGTGGTAGGTGATAAACAATCCAATCTCGCAGATTACTATACAAATGCAGGTTCAATGTATGTGGCCTCCCTATCATTTTTGCCCTTGGGGTTACCGGCAGAGGATGAGTTCTGGACCTGTGCTCCACAACCATGGACTTCCCAAAAATGCTGGAAGGCAGAGCAATTTCCCAAAGACTATTATGTAAATTATTAA
- a CDS encoding RagB/SusD family nutrient uptake outer membrane protein, with protein sequence MKIQIKKSEILVKRVAKLGVLIASASVVFSSCMKDLDNKFDETQVTDASFWKTESHLLMGANYLYTFLPGIGENNAANWSDDSRSTGNNSISDGSRLVPSSAGDYTGNYQLIRAANTVLEKAQQMSLDPSIINKYSAEARFFRAYAYGELLKRFGGMPIITRTMGLGNELLQAPRGTREEVVNLIYEDLDYAIQNLPDAKDTKSTDYGRINKSVAQALKVRLALFEGTFEKYHKIGDSKKHLTIAKNVANDMISTGYFKLFNYSADPAKSYYYLFQKEANGYANKENILPRLYGKDMTDKISTHNYSRNLEQGAITPTRYLVDAYLYVDGLPREGANRSPYFKPSVSTLTEFENRDPRLAMTVFKRGDLYINGANYQPMFSFTQTGYKTFKYFNAVDWREQISFTEHKVIRYAEVLLSYAEAVYELDGNISDSDLNRSLNLVRERAGMPKLTNKFVSDHQMNMLEEIRRERRVEFALEGEHRYWDIIRWKIAEKVLPLPTLGIQYFENEYAEKPSVKLTPEGYVIAQTAATRKFDPARDYLWPLPITELGLNPNLEQNPEWK encoded by the coding sequence ATGAAAATACAAATAAAGAAATCAGAAATTCTTGTCAAGAGAGTTGCTAAATTGGGGGTGCTAATTGCGTCAGCCAGTGTTGTCTTCTCTTCATGTATGAAAGATTTGGATAATAAGTTTGATGAAACACAAGTAACTGATGCTTCTTTTTGGAAAACGGAGTCGCATTTACTCATGGGCGCGAATTATCTATATACATTTTTACCAGGAATAGGAGAGAATAATGCAGCAAATTGGTCCGATGATTCAAGATCTACAGGTAACAATTCAATAAGTGACGGTTCTCGTTTGGTGCCAAGTAGTGCGGGAGACTATACAGGGAACTATCAGCTGATACGTGCTGCTAATACCGTATTGGAAAAAGCACAGCAAATGAGCTTGGATCCAAGTATTATCAACAAGTATAGTGCAGAGGCACGTTTCTTTCGCGCTTATGCTTATGGTGAATTGCTAAAAAGATTTGGTGGGATGCCAATTATAACACGTACAATGGGGTTGGGGAATGAACTTTTGCAGGCTCCGAGAGGTACACGTGAGGAGGTTGTTAATTTGATCTATGAGGATCTCGATTATGCCATACAAAATTTACCGGATGCTAAAGATACAAAATCTACGGATTATGGTAGAATTAATAAAAGTGTTGCGCAAGCACTAAAAGTAAGACTAGCACTTTTTGAAGGAACTTTTGAAAAATACCATAAGATTGGGGATTCCAAAAAGCATCTTACAATAGCAAAGAATGTAGCAAATGATATGATTTCTACGGGTTATTTTAAGCTCTTTAATTACTCAGCTGACCCTGCAAAGAGTTATTATTATTTGTTCCAAAAAGAGGCAAACGGATATGCCAACAAAGAGAATATTTTACCAAGATTGTATGGCAAGGATATGACGGACAAGATTTCAACACATAACTATAGCCGAAATCTAGAACAGGGAGCTATTACCCCTACGCGTTATTTGGTGGATGCTTATCTATATGTAGATGGCTTGCCGAGAGAGGGCGCAAATAGATCTCCTTATTTTAAGCCTAGTGTAAGTACATTGACAGAATTTGAAAATAGAGACCCTCGTTTGGCAATGACGGTTTTTAAAAGGGGTGATCTTTATATTAATGGAGCCAATTATCAACCTATGTTTTCGTTCACGCAAACAGGGTATAAAACTTTTAAATATTTTAATGCGGTAGATTGGAGGGAGCAAATAAGCTTCACCGAACACAAAGTCATTCGTTATGCAGAGGTACTATTGTCCTATGCGGAAGCCGTGTATGAATTGGATGGAAATATTTCAGATAGTGATCTTAATAGATCATTAAACCTAGTTCGTGAACGAGCAGGCATGCCTAAGCTGACTAATAAATTTGTTTCCGATCATCAGATGAATATGTTAGAGGAGATCCGTAGAGAGCGAAGAGTCGAGTTTGCACTTGAGGGAGAACATCGCTATTGGGATATAATCCGGTGGAAAATAGCAGAGAAGGTACTGCCGTTGCCTACATTGGGTATTCAGTATTTTGAAAATGAATATGCAGAAAAGCCCTCTGTTAAACTCACTCCCGAGGGATATGTTATTGCTCAGACTGCAGCAACTCGAAAATTTGATCCAGCGCGAGACTATCTATGGCCTTTGCCGATTACTGAACTCGGTCTAAATCCGAATTTGGAACAAAATCCTGAGTGGAAATAA